A genome region from Microplitis mediator isolate UGA2020A chromosome 4, iyMicMedi2.1, whole genome shotgun sequence includes the following:
- the LOC130666908 gene encoding uncharacterized protein LOC130666908 has translation MHYLKTQLKGEAASLLTNLQITGDAFQSAWALLNTRYTNPRRLLDMLIDDLSDRQPLTTHSAADLNALLLANKKSLDAITALGIPIGELDPFLIRLTVRCLPSDLRVEWMASLGLSNEFPTYKQLHDMLKAKVRAWENSEIGAKLSTSAQSKQVTKGPPLPKAYSRSAATNKTGSAASKSATPAKASTSSGGASYAAFTPKEKTSEPGLCPICKQEHFVLFFPSYQQASPQNRKMIVQHYRLCYNCLGRHRFADCKNEQRCQRCDKPHHTSTHTDDGAAAKSVQEPAVPAQGKK, from the coding sequence ATGCATTACTTGAAAACTCAGCTTAAAGGTGAGGCTGCTTCGTTACTCACTAACTTACAGATTACAGGTGACGCGTTCCAGTCCGCTTGGGCATTGCTGAATACTCGCTACACAAACCCACGTCGATTGCTCGATATGCTTATCGATGATTTGTCGGACCGTCAACCGCTTACTACGCACTCTGCTGCTGATCTGAACGCGCTGTTACTCGCTAATAAAAAGTCGCTGGACGCCATCACGGCTTTGGGAATACCAATTGGTGAGTTAGACCCCTTTTTAATCCGCTTAACAGTTCGTTGCTTGCCATCAGATTTGAGAGTAGAATGGATGGCTTCGCTTGGGTTGTCCAATGAATTTCCCACATACAAACAACTACACGATATGCTTAAAGCAAAGGTTCGTGCGTGGGAAAATTCTGAGATTGGAGCCAAATTGTCCACTTCAGCTCAGTCAAAACAGGTGACTAAAGGACCGCCATTACCTAAGGCATACTCTCGATCAGCCGCTACTAACAAGACAGGAAGTGCTGCCAGTAAATCCGCTACCCCTGCCAAAGCATCGACTTCGAGTGGGGGCGCTAGTTATGCCGCTTTCACTCCGAAAGAAAAGACGAGTGAGCCGGGCTTGTGCCCAATCTGCAAACAGGAGCATTTTGTTCTGTTTTTCCCAAGCTATCAACAGGCGTCGCCACAGAACCGGAAAATGATTGTACAGCACTACCGGCTCTGCTACAACTGCTTGGGACGCCACCGCTTCGCTGACTGCAAAAATGAGCAGAGATGTCAACGTTGTGACAAGCCACACCATACATCCACTCACACCGATGATGGTGCTGCCGCTAAATCGGTACAGGAACCTGCTGTACCGGCTCAAGGTAAAAAATAG